The Myotis daubentonii chromosome 9, mMyoDau2.1, whole genome shotgun sequence genome has a segment encoding these proteins:
- the LOC132242020 gene encoding phosphatidylcholine:ceramide cholinephosphotransferase 1-like: MIETLKMEHHMEVHKNGHANGHLSIGTDVPTPDGRFSIKVKPNGMPNGYRKEMIKIPMPELERSQYPMEWGKTLQAFLYALCCFVLTTVMISVVHERVPPKEVQPPLPDTFFDHFNRVQWAFSICEINGMILVGLWLVQWLLLKYK, encoded by the coding sequence ATGATAGAGACCTTGAAAATGGAGCACCACATGGAAGTACACAAGAACGGCCATGCCAACGGGCACCTCAGCATTGGCACAGACGTCCCCACCCCTGACGGCAGATTCAGCATCAAGGTCAAACCCAACGGGATGCCAAATGGGTATAGGAAGGAGATGATAAAGATCCCCATGCCGGAACTGGAGCGCTCCCAGTACCCCATGGAGTGGGGCAAGACTCTTCAGGCCTTTCTTTATGCACTTTGCTGTTTTGTTCTCACCACAGTGATGATCTCGGTCGTCCATGAACGAGTACCTCCTAAGGAGGTGCAGCCTCCACTACCGGACACGTTTTTTGACCATTTTAACCGGGTGCAGTGGGCCTTTTCTATTTGTGAAATTAACGGCATGATCCTTGTAGGACTCTGGTTAGTTCAGTGGCTGCTCTTAAAATACAAGTAA